The following are from one region of the Candidatus Hydrogenedentota bacterium genome:
- a CDS encoding DUF4832 domain-containing protein yields MNRFFAPALAMLLSIPVLAAPEEVAVRPPDTGAALVNPMMGWTLYYYSNVPTNYGSKLASTDTVDDFPGLSSVYFRLPWAYIEPQEGVFDWSIVDGPAQRWIDKGLQIVLCFSSAESWLRYATPEWVKDAGAKGHFCTGGKGIDPDGNLWEPDYNDPVFLEKVERFVAALAARYDGNPNVAFVDVGSFGVWGEGHTFHTSQITYPAEVVKKHMDIYARHFTKTLLAANDDYSFQGDETIAHAREKGMTLRDNSILVQPPPRSYYHADMAADFWPRLPVILEHEHWKSSQERGAWLPEVFLRAVEEYHTSYMSIHWFPREFLEGERKLIDQTNLRLGYRLQLREARWPQSVRLDERVSFTSTWANAGVAPCYPGGFPAYILKDAQGGIAAVFVDESFDARTLEVAAPGAAPERAASSSHGFALNLPAGEYDVFVSVGRRDGTPVIALPLADTDGHRRYKLGKITVAPKAQP; encoded by the coding sequence ATGAACCGCTTTTTCGCCCCAGCCCTTGCGATGCTTCTTTCTATTCCGGTCCTGGCCGCGCCGGAGGAGGTGGCCGTGCGCCCGCCGGACACCGGCGCCGCGCTGGTGAACCCCATGATGGGATGGACCCTGTATTACTACTCCAACGTCCCGACGAACTACGGGAGCAAGCTGGCGTCCACGGACACGGTGGACGACTTTCCCGGCCTGTCGAGCGTCTACTTCCGCCTGCCCTGGGCCTACATCGAGCCGCAGGAGGGCGTCTTCGACTGGTCCATCGTGGACGGCCCGGCCCAGCGCTGGATTGACAAGGGGCTCCAGATCGTCCTGTGCTTCTCCTCCGCCGAGTCCTGGCTGCGCTACGCCACGCCGGAATGGGTGAAGGACGCGGGCGCGAAGGGCCACTTCTGCACCGGCGGGAAGGGGATTGACCCGGACGGGAACCTCTGGGAGCCGGACTACAACGACCCGGTCTTCCTGGAGAAGGTGGAGCGTTTCGTCGCCGCCTTGGCGGCCCGCTACGACGGCAACCCGAACGTCGCCTTTGTGGATGTGGGCAGTTTCGGGGTCTGGGGCGAGGGCCACACCTTCCACACGTCGCAGATCACCTACCCGGCGGAGGTGGTGAAGAAGCACATGGACATCTACGCGCGGCACTTCACGAAGACACTGCTCGCCGCCAACGACGACTACAGTTTCCAGGGCGACGAGACCATCGCCCACGCGCGGGAGAAGGGCATGACCCTGCGCGACAACAGCATCCTGGTGCAGCCGCCGCCGCGCTCGTACTACCACGCGGACATGGCGGCGGACTTCTGGCCGCGCCTGCCGGTCATCCTCGAGCACGAGCACTGGAAATCCAGCCAGGAACGGGGCGCCTGGCTGCCCGAGGTCTTCCTGCGCGCCGTCGAGGAGTACCACACCAGCTACATGAGCATCCACTGGTTCCCCCGCGAGTTTCTCGAGGGCGAGCGGAAGCTGATTGACCAGACCAACCTGCGGCTGGGCTACCGCCTCCAGCTCCGCGAGGCCCGCTGGCCGCAAAGCGTCCGCCTGGACGAGCGCGTGTCCTTCACGTCCACGTGGGCCAACGCGGGCGTCGCCCCGTGCTATCCCGGCGGCTTCCCCGCCTACATTCTCAAGGACGCCCAGGGCGGCATCGCCGCCGTCTTCGTGGACGAGTCCTTCGACGCGCGGACCCTGGAGGTCGCCGCGCCCGGCGCCGCCCCCGAACGCGCCGCATCCTCCAGCCACGGCTTCGCCCTCAACCTGCCCGCCGGGGAGTATGACGTCTTCGTGTCCGTCGGCCGGCGCGACGGCACCCCGGTGATCGCCCTGCCCCTCGCGGACACGGACGGCCACCGGCGCTACAAACTCGGAAAGATCACGGTGGCCCCCAAGGCGCAGCCGTGA
- a CDS encoding LacI family transcriptional regulator yields the protein MSQQPGHWTIHDIARELAVSAKTVSRVLNRQSGVGAETRRRIEELMEKVGYQPHIGARSLRGHHNACLGITLPAPVGEVPLSQEFLFWLFNYLYQIFGTRGEYVAFDLNPRGAGEAQDYARGVWQQLFKALIIAGPLRPADTVLRRLHDSGTPYVVIGRLDSLPEASCAAVDYEEGAYRSTRYLLDRGHRRIAMLKAFSGFQPGIERMRGYRRALEEAGIAFEQDLVIPVSFDAQRIIGAVHRLLADRTVTGLIDSSGTEDGASLREGARRACRDCGKDFDLVAWTYVNNAAVLPEAAAHVWLPVREAAAQGIVDLFSWMTGDRTSPVRVLYPPVLDERRFAVEVPKPRRLFDMQAG from the coding sequence GTGTCACAACAGCCGGGTCACTGGACCATACATGACATAGCGCGCGAGCTGGCCGTGTCGGCAAAGACGGTGAGCCGGGTGCTTAACCGGCAGTCGGGGGTGGGCGCGGAGACGCGCCGGCGGATTGAGGAGCTGATGGAGAAGGTGGGCTACCAGCCGCACATCGGGGCGCGGTCGCTGCGGGGCCACCACAACGCGTGCCTGGGCATTACCCTGCCGGCGCCGGTGGGCGAGGTTCCGCTGAGCCAGGAGTTTCTGTTCTGGCTGTTCAACTACCTCTACCAGATATTCGGCACGCGGGGGGAGTATGTCGCCTTCGACCTGAACCCGCGCGGCGCGGGGGAGGCCCAGGACTACGCCCGGGGCGTGTGGCAGCAGCTTTTCAAGGCGCTGATCATCGCGGGGCCCCTGCGCCCGGCGGACACGGTGCTGCGCCGCCTCCACGATTCGGGGACGCCGTATGTGGTGATCGGACGGCTGGACAGCCTGCCGGAGGCGAGCTGCGCCGCCGTGGACTACGAGGAGGGCGCCTACCGCAGCACGCGGTATCTGCTGGACCGGGGCCACCGCCGCATCGCCATGCTCAAGGCCTTTTCGGGGTTTCAGCCCGGCATCGAGCGGATGCGGGGCTACCGGCGGGCGCTCGAGGAGGCCGGCATCGCCTTCGAGCAGGACCTCGTGATTCCCGTCTCCTTCGACGCGCAGCGGATCATCGGGGCGGTGCACCGGCTGCTGGCGGACCGCACCGTGACCGGGCTGATTGACTCCAGCGGCACGGAGGACGGCGCCAGCCTGCGCGAGGGCGCGCGCCGGGCCTGCCGGGACTGCGGGAAGGATTTCGACCTCGTGGCATGGACCTACGTGAACAACGCGGCGGTCCTGCCCGAGGCGGCGGCCCATGTCTGGCTGCCCGTGCGCGAAGCCGCCGCCCAGGGCATTGTGGACCTGTTCTCCTGGATGACCGGAGACCGGACCTCCCCCGTGCGGGTGCTCTATCCGCCCGTGCTGGACGAGCGCCGCTTCGCCGTGGAGGTGCCCAAGCCCCGCCGCCTTTTCGACATGCAGGCCGGCTGA
- a CDS encoding DUF1559 domain-containing protein, with translation MKRRGFTLIELLVVIAIIGILAAILLPALARAREAARRSSCQNNLKQWGLVYKMYNNEAKGAFPPLQTIRDRTSYGGTLEVDKAAVGPSVAALYPEYLTDPNIILCPSDAQLSEHQADLVFSADNLDGASPTLIGQPRFAFDPQVIDSSYAYFGWVMDNLKWQSNSSDFALLGAALEPGQTLPNALPTQMASVLMGFLYPTVMGGQYPPTVADKDIEASTTVPFFGRGNGGGDTIYRMREGIERFLITDINNPGGASMAQSTLWVMMDIMSSGTSGYLFNHIPGGCNVLFMDGHVEFIRYTPVPGIDDMNGAAAEAAVQGATQPVIPTIAVLIGLLGS, from the coding sequence ATGAAGAGACGCGGTTTCACCCTCATCGAGCTGCTGGTGGTTATCGCCATCATCGGCATCCTGGCGGCCATCCTGCTGCCGGCCCTGGCGCGCGCCCGCGAGGCCGCCCGCCGCTCCTCGTGCCAGAACAACCTCAAGCAGTGGGGCCTGGTCTACAAGATGTACAACAACGAGGCCAAGGGCGCCTTCCCCCCGCTGCAGACCATTCGAGACCGGACGTCTTACGGCGGCACCTTGGAAGTGGACAAGGCTGCGGTTGGACCATCGGTTGCGGCGCTGTACCCGGAATACCTGACGGACCCCAACATCATCCTCTGCCCCTCCGACGCCCAGTTAAGTGAGCATCAGGCGGACCTGGTCTTCAGTGCGGACAACTTGGACGGTGCGAGTCCGACGCTCATCGGTCAGCCCCGCTTCGCCTTTGACCCGCAGGTGATTGACTCCAGTTACGCCTACTTCGGATGGGTCATGGACAATCTCAAGTGGCAGTCAAATTCCAGCGACTTCGCGCTGCTCGGTGCGGCATTGGAGCCCGGCCAGACCCTGCCAAACGCCCTTCCCACCCAGATGGCTTCCGTGCTTATGGGGTTCCTCTATCCGACGGTCATGGGGGGTCAGTATCCCCCCACAGTCGCCGACAAGGACATTGAAGCCTCCACGACGGTGCCGTTCTTCGGCCGCGGCAACGGCGGCGGCGACACGATCTACCGCATGCGCGAGGGTATTGAGCGCTTCCTGATTACCGACATCAACAATCCCGGCGGGGCCAGCATGGCGCAGAGCACGCTGTGGGTCATGATGGACATCATGTCCTCCGGCACCTCCGGCTATCTGTTCAACCACATTCCGGGCGGCTGCAACGTCCTGTTCATGGACGGCCACGTCGAGTTCATCCGCTACACGCCCGTGCCCGGCATTGACGACATGAACGGCGCGGCCGCCGAGGCCGCCGTCCAGGGTGCCACACAGCCGGTGATCCCCACCATCGCCGTGCTGATCGGCCTGCTGGGTTCCTGA